The following coding sequences lie in one Apium graveolens cultivar Ventura chromosome 3, ASM990537v1, whole genome shotgun sequence genomic window:
- the LOC141715126 gene encoding AT-hook motif nuclear-localized protein 11-like: MASEKGKCTLDLNTPSGEVKRKRGRPLKSQATRNLVLSPGSAGASLSVMGAVSSPPAMSAVSSMPMRVAVVSPPVPWAISEPQPAFNLSPSAENSVRGPRGRGRDRVRPQGSENLQMPASMNGFYADTAAADFTAHVIHVDCGEDVIRKIMSLVQNGPRGICVVSAYGTVSSALISHPISSGGSVTYELSRLNAN, translated from the exons ATGGCATCTGAGAAGGGAAAGTGTACCCTAGACCTGAACACCCCCAGCGGGGAGGTAAAAAGAAAGAGGGGAAGGCCCCTAAAGTCTCAAGCAACAAGAAATTTGGTGCTGTCTCCTGGGAGTGCTGGTGCTTCCCTGTCAGTGATGGGTGCAGTATCTTCACCCCCAGCGATGAGTGCTGTTTCATCAATGCCCATGAGAGTTGCTGTTGTTTCACCGCCGGTACCATGGGCTATTTCCGAACCACAGCCAGCATTCAACTTGTCTCCCTCAGCTGAAAATTCTGTCCGGGGCCCACGTGGGCGAGGCCGTGATCGTGTACGGCCCCAGGGTTCTGAAAACTTGCAGATGCCTGCTTCCATGA ATGGGTTTTATGCAGACACAGCTGCTGCAGACTTTACGGCTCATGTGATACATGTAGACTGTGGGGAG GATGTTATTAGAAAGATCATGTCTCTGGTTCAAAACGGGCCTAGAGGAATTTGTGTGGTTTCTGCCTACGGAACTGTTTCTAGTGCCCTGATTTCTCATCCCATTTCTTCTGGTGGTTCAGTCACCTATGAG CTATCTCGTCTGAATGCAAATTGA
- the LOC141715127 gene encoding AT-hook motif nuclear-localized protein 1-like: protein MASEKGKCTLDLNTPSGEVKRKRGRPLKSQATRNLVLSPGSAGASLSVMGAVSSPPAMSAVSSKPMRVAVVSPPVPRAISQPQPAFNLSPSAENSVRGPGGRGRDRVRPKGSENLQMPASMSGFYADTAAADFTAHVIHVDSGEDVIRKIMSLVQNGPRGICVVSAYGTVSSALISHPLSSGGSATYEGQFQILSLTGSFTVAETGMGRCRTGGVSVSLACPDGHVIGGAVAGPLVAAGGVQVRSSLCSTVRI from the exons ATGGCATCTGAGAAGGGAAAGTGTACCCTAGACCTGAACACCCCCAGCGGGGAGGTAAAAAGAAAGAGGGGAAGGCCCCTAAAGTCTCAAGCAACAAGAAATTTGGTGCTGTCTCCTGGGAGTGCTGGTGCTTCCCTGTCAGTGATGGGTGCTGTATCTTCACCCCCAGCGATGAGTGCTGTTTCATCAAAGCCCATGAGAGTTGCTGTTGTTTCACCGCCGGTACCACGGGCTATTTCCCAACCACAGCCAGCATTCAACTTGTCTCCCTCAGCTGAAAATTCTGTGCGGGGCCCAGGTGGGCGAGGCCGTGATCGTGTACGGCCCAAGGGTTCTGAAAACTTGCAGATGCCTGCTTCCATGA GTGGGTTTTATGCAGACACAGCTGCTGCAGACTTTACGGCTCATGTGATACATGTAGACTCTGGGGAG GATGTTATTAGAAAGATCATGTCTCTGGTTCAAAACGGGCCTAGAGGAATTTGTGTGGTTTCTGCCTACGGAACTGTTTCTAGTGCCCTGATTTCTCATCCCCTTTCTTCTGGTGGTTCAGCCACCTATGAG GGTCAGTTTCAAATCTTGTCTTTGACTGGCTCATTTACTGTGGCTGAAACTGGAATGGGGAGATGTAGAACAGGTGGTGTCAGTGTATCGCTAGCATGTCCCGACGGCCATGTCATAGGAGGTGCCGTGGCTGGCCCGCTAGTTGCAGCTGGCGGGGTTCAAGTAAGATCTTCGCTTTGTTCTACTGTTAGGATTTAA